From one Gossypium hirsutum isolate 1008001.06 chromosome D08, Gossypium_hirsutum_v2.1, whole genome shotgun sequence genomic stretch:
- the LOC107900961 gene encoding rho GTPase-activating protein 3: MTGLFRSKSCGLVGLTEFNPAPPSPFFNPTQTNSVDANDDEEKMFDDEDEEEEENGCYGNPIATRARRGNSDSTSKENNQLPFRDILTALLRKSLVTCSVDTGDVSSMDISLPTEVKHVSHVTFDRFNGFLGLPIDLQPDVPRRVPSASASAFGVSAKSMQCSYDARGNSVPTILLMMQKRLYAEGGLKAEGIFRINADNTQEEYVRNKLNRGVVPRGIDVHCLAGLIKAWLRELPSGVLDSLTPEQVMHCNTEDDCIQLTRLIPSTEAALLDWAINLMADVVQHEQYNKMDARNIAMVFAPNMTQMADPLTALIHAVQVMNFLKTLILKTLREREELAAKGRSLPSYSDSPTAITGIHTETINSGVPHDEALDGSALKEPHTAKFFRSATLSRLECSAYDKLWSFQYE; the protein is encoded by the exons ATGACCGGCTTGTTCCGCTCCAAATCTTGTGGACTCGTCGGGCTCACTGAGTTCAACCCTGCTCCGCCCAGTCCCTTCTTCAACCCAACCCAAACCAACAGCGTTGACGCCAATGACGATGAAGAaaaaatgtttgatgatgaagacgaagaagaagaagaaaatgggtGTTACGGGAACCCCATTGCTACGAGGGCGAGACGCGGGAACAGTGATTCAACGTCGAAAGAAAATAACCAGCTCCCGTTCAGGGATATTTTGACGGCGTTGTTAAGGAAGTCTCTGGTGACGTGTAGCGTGGATACTGGTGACGTTTCTTCCATGGATATTAGCTTGCCAACTGAAGTCAAACATGTTTCTCACGTTACTTTCGACCGCTTTAATGGTTTCCTCGGTTTGCCTATCGATCTACAGCCTGATGTTCCCAGAAGGGTTCCAAGTGCCAG TGCAAGTGCTTTCGGGGTTTCTGCCAAGTCGATGCAGTGTTCTTATGATGCAAGAGGGAACAGCGTGCCCACGATTCTTCTTATGATGCAGAAGCGTTTGTACGCCGAAGGAGGCCTCAAG GCTGAAGGAATATTTCGAATTAATGCCGATAATACTCAAGAAGAGTATGTTCGGAACAAGTTAAACAGAGGTGTAGTACCACGCGGAATCGATGTGCATTGTTTGGCTGGTTTGATAAAG GCATGGCTTAGAGAACTTCCAAGCGGAGTTCTTGATTCCCTCACACCAGAGCAGGTGATGCACTGCAACACCGAAGATGACTGCATCCAACTTACAAGGTTAATTCCGTCAACAGAAGCTGCCTTACTTGACTGGGCCATCAACTTAATGGCAGATGTTGTGCAACACGAACAATACAACAAAATGGACGCCCGAAACATCGCAATGGTTTTTGCACCAAACATGACTCAG ATGGCTGATCCCTTGACGGCATTGATTCATGCTGTTCAAGTAATGAATTTCCTAAAAACATTGATCTTGAAGACATTACGAGAAAGGGAGGAGTTGGCTGCCAAGGGCAGGTCGCTCCCATCGTACTCGGACTCACCTACTGCCATAACTGGCATTCATACAGAAACCATAAACAGTGGGGTACCTCATGATGAAGCTCTAGATGGAAGTGCATTAAAGGAACCTCATACTGCTAAGTTCTTCCGGTCTGCCACTCTGAGTAGACTTGAATGCAGTGCTTACGATAAACTATGGAGCTTTCAGTACGAGTGA